The Gemmata palustris genome includes a region encoding these proteins:
- a CDS encoding DUF1501 domain-containing protein: protein MMLPSRRDVFSWSANGLASAAALHLLARDGAVSAKPHHPPKAKRAIQISLVGGMSHIDSFDHKPELTKRHGKSLGSDSKPDVFFGQVGLLRKPDWAFKQRGKSGLWVSDLFPHIAGVADDLTVINSMTADSANHTPALFVLNSGFQFNGYPALGSWLSYGLGTEADDLPAFVVLPDGRGEANGAASNWSSGFLPAQHQGVVFRGGDSPVRDLFPERAIPANEEKDARAALDALNAMHLDRSGNEGDLAARINSYALAAKMQLAVPAVADLSKEPAKLKAQYGLDNPKTADCGRRCLLARRLLEKGVRFVQIYSGGPIAGTPRTSWDAHENVLENHSAEAGRIDRPIAALLQDLKQKDMLKDTLVIFTTEFGRTPFTQSAGNVVGTGRDHNKYGFSCWLAGAGCKPGTAFGSTDDIGWKVTEHPVAWYDFHATVLHLLGIDHEKLTYYHNGIKRRLTNVHGEVVKGILS from the coding sequence ATGATGCTCCCCTCTCGACGCGACGTTTTCTCCTGGTCCGCGAACGGCCTCGCGTCTGCCGCTGCGCTGCACCTGCTCGCGCGCGACGGCGCGGTCAGCGCGAAACCGCACCACCCCCCGAAAGCCAAGCGCGCGATTCAGATTTCGCTCGTCGGCGGGATGAGTCACATCGACTCGTTCGACCACAAGCCGGAACTGACGAAGCGGCACGGTAAGTCGCTCGGCAGCGACAGCAAGCCGGACGTGTTCTTCGGGCAGGTCGGGTTGCTGCGAAAGCCCGATTGGGCGTTCAAACAGCGCGGGAAATCCGGCCTGTGGGTGTCGGACCTGTTCCCGCACATTGCCGGGGTCGCGGACGATCTCACCGTCATCAACTCGATGACCGCGGACAGCGCGAACCACACGCCGGCGCTCTTCGTGCTGAACAGCGGGTTCCAGTTCAACGGGTACCCGGCGCTCGGCTCGTGGCTCAGTTACGGACTCGGGACCGAGGCCGACGACCTCCCGGCTTTCGTTGTGCTGCCGGACGGGCGCGGCGAAGCGAACGGCGCCGCGTCGAACTGGTCGAGCGGGTTCCTCCCGGCGCAGCACCAGGGCGTCGTGTTCCGCGGCGGCGATTCGCCCGTGCGCGATCTGTTCCCGGAGCGAGCGATTCCCGCAAACGAAGAGAAAGACGCGCGTGCCGCACTCGACGCGCTCAACGCGATGCACCTGGATCGCAGCGGCAACGAGGGCGACCTCGCGGCCCGCATCAACAGTTACGCTCTCGCGGCGAAGATGCAGCTCGCGGTCCCCGCGGTCGCGGATCTGTCAAAGGAGCCCGCGAAACTGAAGGCGCAGTACGGGCTCGATAACCCGAAGACTGCGGACTGCGGGCGCCGGTGCCTGCTCGCCCGGCGCCTGCTCGAAAAGGGCGTGCGCTTCGTGCAGATTTACAGCGGCGGGCCGATCGCGGGGACGCCGCGCACGAGCTGGGACGCGCACGAGAACGTGCTGGAGAACCACTCCGCAGAGGCCGGGCGCATCGACCGCCCCATCGCGGCCCTGCTTCAAGACTTGAAGCAGAAAGACATGCTGAAGGACACGCTGGTGATTTTCACCACGGAGTTCGGACGCACGCCGTTCACACAGAGCGCCGGGAACGTGGTGGGTACGGGCCGCGACCACAACAAGTACGGCTTCTCGTGCTGGCTGGCCGGTGCGGGGTGCAAGCCCGGTACCGCGTTCGGGAGCACGGACGATATCGGCTGGAAGGTGACCGAACACCCGGTGGCGTGGTACGACTTCCACGCCACGGTGCTGCACCTGCTCGGCATCGATCACGAGAAACTGACGTACTACCACAACGGCATCAAGCGCCGGCTGACCAACGTCCACGGCGAAGTCGTGAAGGGGATACTCTCCTAA
- a CDS encoding amino acid-binding ACT: MSFKMQRVHLFHAEVEDKPGGAAAKLKKLAEAGAHLEYVYSQRSISKPGMGDLYVAPIHGTGEIAAARAVGLHEVGEPIVMRVEGDDKAGLGGRVTQAWEMAGINLHGLVMSVVGGKFIGYATFDTVTDANKAATILAELGTA; the protein is encoded by the coding sequence ATGAGCTTCAAGATGCAGCGTGTCCACCTCTTCCACGCGGAGGTGGAGGACAAGCCGGGCGGAGCGGCGGCGAAGTTGAAGAAACTGGCCGAAGCCGGCGCGCACCTGGAGTACGTGTACAGCCAGCGCTCGATCAGCAAACCGGGCATGGGCGACCTGTACGTGGCCCCGATCCACGGCACCGGCGAGATCGCCGCGGCCCGGGCCGTGGGGCTGCACGAGGTCGGCGAGCCGATCGTCATGCGCGTCGAGGGCGACGACAAGGCCGGTCTGGGCGGGCGCGTGACCCAGGCCTGGGAAATGGCCGGCATCAACCTGCACGGGCTGGTGATGTCCGTTGTCGGCGGTAAGTTCATCGGCTACGCGACCTTCGACACCGTCACGGACGCGAACAAGGCCGCGACCATTCTCGCCGAGTTGGGAACGGCTTGA
- a CDS encoding TIGR02996 domain-containing protein: protein MSLDRGWKSFSCLICVICVIRGSAFLNAALSFVLCLLISALFFVPFVPFCGHSVLTCNPLKSAAEMSEDAAFIAAILAAPDDRTALLVYADWLDERSDPRAEYLRLVAAEKPNQRRLTQIRRALDPIWVRIVTERTAADSVWIIEGALANCLGEITDVRQNRAGTVVATVRFTLRGQPSHVEVPVLMTRSVSVPVG, encoded by the coding sequence TTGAGCCTCGATCGGGGCTGGAAATCATTCTCTTGTCTGATCTGCGTAATCTGCGTGATCCGCGGTTCTGCCTTCTTGAATGCTGCTCTGTCCTTTGTCCTCTGCCTTCTGATCTCTGCTCTCTTTTTTGTGCCCTTTGTGCCTTTTTGTGGCCACTCCGTCCTGACCTGCAATCCACTAAAGAGCGCGGCTGAGATGAGTGAAGATGCAGCGTTCATCGCGGCGATACTCGCCGCCCCAGACGATCGAACTGCGTTACTCGTTTACGCAGATTGGCTCGACGAACGCTCCGATCCGCGTGCCGAATACCTGCGGTTGGTCGCGGCTGAAAAACCGAACCAGCGGCGCCTGACACAAATTCGCCGCGCCCTTGATCCAATCTGGGTACGAATCGTAACCGAGCGAACGGCTGCGGATTCGGTGTGGATTATTGAGGGGGCGCTCGCGAACTGCCTCGGGGAGATTACGGACGTGCGTCAGAACCGCGCTGGCACAGTAGTAGCGACGGTACGGTTCACGCTCCGGGGCCAACCGTCGCACGTCGAGGTGCCGGTTTTGATGACCAGGAGCGTCTCGGTACCAGTGGGTTAG
- a CDS encoding zinc-dependent metalloprotease, translated as MRTRLLLRAGLIAALAILSLHAAPVGAKQPPPKTVPKAGDLKKYDDVITKDFTTTTGVFAVHRHDDKLYFEVPQDKQGRLFLWQAEVAKGPGGGMFGSWGGAALGSAVLKFERRANKLYLWKVGFAKRSDGKAVQASIDASATDSIIGVFSVECEGKDRSAVINVSDAFIFGLNDLPITRAAGAAGASVDSARSYLSEVKAFPGNIEVRALITFRASGGLGGPGGLGGAKSVTALVHHSLAILPETPMQGRLADPRVGYFTEEFVDYSHSKQWAVAREFITRFRLEKKDPAAAVSEVVKPITFYLSKEIPEKWRPFMKQGVEDWAPAFEKAGFKNAIICRDAPTRAEDPNWDPEDARHSVIRWVAEPVQNAMGPNVHDPRSGEVISAHIIFWHDMVKTAQTWYFVQCSAVDPKARKFPLPDDTTGAMIRYVCAHEVGHTLGLRHNHRASQAFSVSQLRDPKFCAEYGSVASIMSYGRCNYVAQPEDKVDPKTLLPKIAPYDNFAIEWGYKPVASAKTPDDERKTLDEWAAKQLDNPFLRFGGEDGPSMVDPTVLTENIGSDPIQVTTCGLKNLDRVLEHMLAATTEKGEDYALLEEVYEELLNARMGWFMAVAKQVGGVVENRTLGGRGGEAFVRVPKDKQKEAVKFLLDNAFTTPTKLLNPGLVNQFKFSGTGSDISGQQRLMLRSLLSAGRLARLADAELLAPDKAYTAVELVNDVQTGLFSELKTDAPKIDPLRRQLQRGYVDLLKAEFQSTGSAAPVGPAGLGGGAAGPRPASELRAVGRQALGTLAGQLEAAKSKAKDPLTVAHIDDLHSEITTILAADKKK; from the coding sequence ATGCGCACCCGCCTGCTGCTGCGCGCCGGCCTGATCGCCGCGCTCGCGATACTCTCCTTACACGCCGCGCCGGTCGGCGCGAAGCAACCACCCCCAAAGACCGTACCGAAGGCCGGTGACCTCAAGAAGTACGACGACGTTATCACGAAGGACTTCACCACGACGACCGGCGTGTTCGCGGTCCACCGGCACGACGACAAGCTGTACTTCGAGGTGCCCCAGGACAAGCAGGGGCGCCTGTTCCTGTGGCAGGCCGAGGTCGCGAAGGGACCGGGCGGCGGCATGTTCGGCAGTTGGGGCGGCGCGGCCCTCGGCTCCGCGGTGCTGAAGTTCGAGCGCCGGGCCAACAAGCTCTACTTGTGGAAAGTCGGGTTCGCGAAGCGGTCCGACGGGAAGGCGGTGCAGGCCTCCATCGACGCGAGCGCGACCGACTCCATCATCGGCGTGTTCAGCGTCGAGTGCGAGGGCAAGGACCGGTCCGCGGTCATCAACGTGTCGGACGCATTCATCTTCGGGTTGAACGACCTGCCCATCACCCGGGCTGCGGGGGCCGCGGGCGCGAGCGTGGACTCGGCGCGGTCGTACCTCTCCGAAGTGAAAGCGTTCCCGGGCAACATCGAAGTGCGGGCGCTGATTACGTTCCGCGCCAGCGGCGGGCTCGGCGGGCCGGGGGGCTTGGGCGGCGCCAAGAGCGTAACGGCGCTCGTTCACCACAGCCTCGCGATCCTGCCGGAGACGCCGATGCAGGGTCGGCTCGCCGACCCGCGCGTGGGGTACTTCACCGAAGAATTCGTGGACTACTCGCACTCCAAACAGTGGGCCGTGGCCCGTGAGTTCATCACCCGGTTCCGGCTCGAAAAGAAGGACCCGGCCGCGGCGGTCAGCGAAGTGGTGAAGCCGATCACGTTCTACCTGTCGAAGGAGATCCCCGAGAAGTGGCGCCCGTTCATGAAGCAGGGCGTCGAGGACTGGGCGCCGGCGTTCGAGAAGGCCGGGTTCAAGAACGCGATCATCTGCCGCGACGCGCCGACGCGCGCCGAAGACCCGAACTGGGACCCGGAAGACGCGCGCCACTCGGTCATCCGCTGGGTGGCCGAGCCGGTGCAGAACGCGATGGGGCCGAACGTCCACGACCCGCGCTCGGGCGAGGTCATCTCCGCGCACATCATTTTCTGGCACGACATGGTGAAGACCGCGCAGACGTGGTACTTCGTACAGTGCTCGGCGGTCGATCCGAAGGCCCGCAAGTTCCCGCTCCCGGACGACACCACCGGCGCGATGATCCGGTACGTGTGCGCGCACGAAGTGGGCCACACGCTCGGGCTGCGCCACAACCACCGCGCGAGCCAGGCGTTCTCGGTGAGCCAGTTGCGCGACCCGAAGTTCTGCGCCGAGTACGGCAGCGTCGCGTCGATCATGTCCTACGGCCGGTGCAACTACGTCGCGCAGCCCGAAGACAAGGTGGACCCGAAGACCCTGCTGCCGAAGATCGCCCCGTATGACAACTTCGCCATCGAGTGGGGCTACAAGCCGGTCGCGAGCGCGAAGACGCCCGACGACGAGCGCAAGACGCTCGACGAGTGGGCCGCGAAGCAACTGGACAACCCGTTCCTGCGGTTCGGCGGCGAGGACGGCCCGTCGATGGTGGACCCGACCGTGCTCACCGAGAACATCGGGAGCGACCCGATCCAGGTCACCACGTGCGGCCTGAAGAATTTGGACCGCGTGCTCGAACACATGCTCGCCGCGACGACCGAAAAGGGCGAGGACTACGCGCTGCTCGAAGAGGTGTACGAAGAACTCCTTAACGCGCGCATGGGCTGGTTCATGGCCGTGGCGAAGCAGGTGGGCGGGGTGGTGGAGAACCGCACGCTCGGCGGGCGCGGGGGCGAAGCGTTCGTCCGCGTGCCGAAGGACAAGCAGAAGGAAGCCGTGAAGTTCCTGCTGGACAACGCCTTCACCACGCCGACGAAGTTGCTCAACCCGGGCCTCGTGAACCAGTTCAAGTTCTCGGGCACGGGCAGCGACATCTCGGGCCAACAGCGGCTCATGCTCCGCAGCCTGCTGAGCGCGGGCCGACTGGCGCGGCTCGCGGACGCGGAACTGCTCGCGCCGGACAAAGCCTACACCGCGGTGGAACTGGTGAACGACGTTCAGACCGGGCTGTTCTCGGAACTGAAGACCGACGCGCCGAAGATCGATCCCCTGCGTCGGCAACTCCAGCGCGGGTACGTCGATTTGCTGAAGGCGGAGTTCCAATCGACCGGGTCCGCAGCGCCGGTCGGCCCGGCGGGGCTCGGGGGCGGGGCCGCCGGTCCGCGCCCGGCGAGTGAGTTGCGCGCCGTCGGGCGCCAGGCGCTCGGCACGCTGGCCGGTCAACTCGAGGCCGCGAAGAGCAAAGCCAAAGACCCGCTGACGGTCGCGCACATCGACGACCTGCACAGTGAGATCACGACCATTCTCGCGGCCGACAAGAAGAAGTAG
- a CDS encoding amidohydrolase family protein, whose translation MPTVSASAAAEKVIAFKNATVHTAVDDKPLQNGTLVIRGGKIVDLGLAPDVNIPAGAEVIDLKGAVIIPGLVDTHSHVGVASRPGVSANNDLSEMSGPVQPGVRAIDSFNPDDPGIRMATAGGVTTANVMPGSGNVIGGQTVYVKYRGRSIEEMRVTGRAGEKEIVGGLKMANGENPKGYGRGKGVAPFTRMKVAALQRETFQKAKEYKAKIDAGTKVDRDVALEPLVEVLEGKRTVHFHCHRADDLLTAVRISEEFGFEIVLQHATEGYRVADVLAKKKVPVSLTIIDSPGGKAETMGLLEENAAVLNKAGVTVTINTDDSITESRFMLRSAAIALRGGMSEAEALKAVTINAAKLLHLDHRLGSLTKGKDADFAILSGDPFSVHTRVQQTWIDGQKVFDETTARAYRDGGFALPAGEKLPSEGVRFGEGRRPVAKTENRTFDGNTAELKGAIAVQADHIHTAGPVGAFAGTVIAKDGKVLHVLRGEHTFKNMPVYKAKHVTPGLIDPFCSVGLSGAWNIPADQDQDESSDPNQSDLRALDGFNPREPLLDFLQANGTTVVHATPGRQNPIGGRGGVFRADGATVDSAAIVPVGSLVVNLGESSKGKTPTSRMGVAALVRKAFADAQSYQKQAGAVKNAKHDALIPALEGKVPVYFAAHRKDDIQTALRLASEFKLKPVIALGTEGYRMVEELKKAGVPVVVHPTMQRAGGSMETLHSYTGTARVLEEAGVPVTICTGFEGYVPKTRVLRHEAAMAVAAGMREERALRAITINAAKLLGIEKEYGSIEVGKVADLVLYDGDPFEHATHVTQTIMRGKVVYDRADYLKLPFERRILPLIGGGSGAGCCMGW comes from the coding sequence ATGCCGACCGTTAGCGCGAGCGCGGCCGCCGAAAAGGTGATCGCATTCAAAAATGCGACCGTTCACACCGCGGTCGATGACAAGCCCCTGCAAAACGGCACCCTCGTCATTCGGGGCGGCAAGATCGTCGATCTCGGGCTCGCGCCCGATGTCAATATTCCCGCGGGCGCGGAGGTGATCGACCTCAAAGGCGCGGTCATCATTCCGGGGTTAGTGGACACGCACTCGCACGTCGGCGTCGCGAGCCGCCCGGGGGTGTCCGCCAACAACGACCTCAGCGAAATGAGCGGCCCCGTGCAGCCGGGCGTGCGGGCGATCGACTCGTTCAACCCGGACGATCCCGGCATCCGCATGGCCACCGCCGGCGGCGTCACCACGGCAAACGTGATGCCCGGGTCCGGCAACGTCATCGGCGGGCAGACCGTGTACGTGAAGTACCGCGGGCGGAGCATCGAAGAGATGCGGGTCACGGGTCGGGCGGGAGAGAAAGAGATTGTCGGTGGCTTGAAGATGGCCAACGGCGAGAACCCGAAGGGGTACGGGCGCGGGAAAGGCGTCGCGCCGTTCACGCGCATGAAGGTCGCGGCACTTCAGCGCGAGACGTTCCAGAAAGCGAAGGAGTACAAGGCCAAAATCGATGCGGGTACCAAGGTCGATCGCGACGTGGCGCTCGAACCGCTCGTAGAGGTGCTCGAGGGCAAACGCACGGTCCACTTCCACTGCCACCGCGCCGACGATTTGCTCACCGCGGTCCGCATCAGCGAGGAATTCGGCTTCGAGATCGTGCTCCAACACGCGACCGAGGGGTACCGCGTGGCGGACGTGCTCGCGAAGAAGAAGGTTCCCGTTTCCCTCACGATCATCGACAGCCCCGGCGGGAAGGCCGAGACGATGGGCCTGCTCGAAGAGAACGCGGCCGTTCTGAACAAAGCCGGCGTGACGGTCACGATCAACACCGACGACAGCATCACCGAATCGCGGTTCATGCTCCGCTCGGCCGCGATCGCCCTTCGCGGTGGGATGAGCGAAGCGGAGGCACTCAAGGCCGTCACGATCAATGCGGCGAAGTTACTGCACCTCGACCACCGGCTCGGTTCGCTGACAAAGGGCAAGGACGCGGACTTCGCGATCCTCAGCGGCGACCCGTTCAGCGTCCACACGCGCGTGCAGCAAACCTGGATCGACGGTCAGAAGGTGTTCGACGAAACGACCGCTCGGGCCTACCGCGACGGCGGATTCGCGCTGCCCGCGGGCGAGAAATTGCCCTCCGAGGGGGTGCGTTTCGGGGAGGGGCGCCGGCCCGTTGCGAAAACCGAGAACCGCACGTTCGACGGGAACACGGCCGAACTGAAAGGCGCCATCGCAGTCCAAGCGGACCACATCCACACCGCGGGGCCGGTCGGCGCGTTCGCGGGCACGGTCATCGCGAAAGACGGGAAGGTGCTGCACGTCCTCCGCGGCGAGCACACGTTCAAGAACATGCCGGTGTATAAGGCGAAGCACGTGACGCCGGGGTTGATCGACCCGTTCTGCTCGGTCGGGTTGAGCGGCGCGTGGAACATCCCGGCGGACCAGGACCAGGACGAATCGAGCGACCCCAACCAGTCCGACCTCCGGGCGCTGGACGGCTTCAACCCGCGCGAACCGCTGCTCGACTTTCTCCAGGCGAACGGCACCACGGTCGTTCACGCGACCCCGGGCCGGCAGAACCCGATCGGCGGGCGCGGCGGGGTGTTCCGGGCGGACGGCGCCACGGTCGATAGCGCGGCGATTGTCCCGGTCGGCTCACTGGTTGTGAACCTCGGCGAGTCGTCGAAGGGCAAGACGCCGACGTCGCGCATGGGCGTGGCGGCGCTCGTGCGGAAGGCGTTCGCGGACGCTCAGAGCTACCAGAAACAAGCGGGAGCGGTGAAGAACGCGAAGCACGACGCACTGATCCCCGCGCTCGAAGGCAAAGTGCCCGTGTACTTCGCCGCGCACCGCAAGGACGACATCCAGACCGCGCTGCGCCTCGCGTCCGAGTTCAAGTTGAAACCCGTGATCGCGCTCGGCACCGAGGGCTACCGCATGGTAGAAGAACTCAAGAAGGCCGGCGTGCCGGTCGTGGTTCACCCGACGATGCAGCGCGCGGGCGGCAGCATGGAAACGCTCCACTCGTACACCGGGACCGCGCGCGTGCTGGAGGAGGCGGGCGTCCCGGTCACGATCTGCACCGGCTTCGAGGGGTACGTGCCCAAAACGCGCGTGCTGCGTCACGAAGCGGCGATGGCCGTCGCCGCCGGGATGCGCGAAGAACGGGCACTGCGTGCGATCACCATCAACGCGGCGAAACTGCTCGGGATCGAGAAGGAGTACGGCAGCATCGAGGTGGGGAAGGTCGCGGACCTGGTGCTGTACGACGGCGACCCGTTCGAGCACGCGACGCACGTCACGCAGACGATCATGCGCGGGAAGGTCGTCTACGATCGCGCCGACTACCTGAAGCTGCCGTTCGAGCGCCGCATTCTGCCGCTCATCGGGGGCGGGAGCGGCGCGGGGTGCTGCATGGGGTGGTGA
- a CDS encoding acetolactate synthase, with translation MSFGDEANVEFDTAKGRSWPSVRQFNVFLANRMGALLDLVRRFEQTDVRVVSLTVVETADCAIIRLVPSDYERGYEILTSAKFAFTESDLLVVKLPDDDRPLLTITKALLSAEINICYMYPLLIGVGPLGNTAIAVYVNDFESAAPALEGQGFTLFTEDDLSE, from the coding sequence ATGAGCTTCGGCGATGAAGCCAACGTAGAATTTGACACCGCGAAGGGCCGCAGTTGGCCGAGCGTGCGCCAGTTCAACGTGTTCCTCGCGAACCGCATGGGCGCGCTGCTCGATCTCGTTCGGCGCTTCGAGCAGACCGACGTGCGCGTCGTTTCGCTGACCGTGGTGGAAACGGCCGACTGCGCGATCATCCGGCTCGTGCCGAGTGACTACGAGCGCGGGTACGAGATCCTCACGTCCGCGAAGTTCGCGTTCACCGAGAGCGACCTGCTCGTGGTGAAACTGCCCGACGACGACCGCCCGCTGCTGACGATCACCAAAGCGCTCCTCAGCGCGGAGATCAACATCTGCTATATGTACCCGCTGCTCATCGGGGTCGGGCCGCTGGGCAACACGGCCATCGCGGTGTATGTGAACGATTTCGAGAGCGCGGCCCCCGCACTAGAGGGCCAGGGGTTCACGCTCTTCACCGAAGACGACTTGAGCGAGTAA
- a CDS encoding DUF1553 domain-containing protein, producing MPRTVLSLISFLFVSSATAAPPDFDKQIAPLLAARCVDCHSGPKPKGKLDLSRKAGVFAAAAPAVVPGKPASSSLWERVAAGEMPPKKPLPEAEQKLLKEWIESGAKWGTDPIDPFRFTTDARAGYDWWALQPVVRPKLPEAPNTKHETRNAIDRFVVAKLSEKGLSPSSEADRRTLIRRVYFDLIGLPPTPEEVEAFVKDKDANAYEKVVDRLLASPHYGERWARHWLDVVRYGETDGFERNTPRENSWYYRDWVIRAINADVPYTEFAKLQLAGDVLKPNDPDAVRATGFLVAGVHNTVLGNDQMRAVARQDELEDIVGGVAQTFLGLTANCARCHDHKFDPISQADFYRLASALGGVGFGERAVPDAKVNGEIAKLAKELDALTKKLAAIEEPARKAVLAEKGAGKSDKLAPSPVAAWDFRRGGDDLIGKLHAKPAGNAKLTPDGAVLDGKTALLRTPVLPFDLTAKTLEAWVKLDSLSQRGGGIISVQTPDGNEFDAIVFGENEPARWMAGSNGFVRYKSFGGSEEKSATNEFVHFAITFSADGTITGYRNGKLYGTGYAPKGPLGFRAEKAVIVFGCRHEPAGGNKMLAGTVSTARLYDKALSLEEIEASFRSGGGFVSEAELDAKLTPEDRTTRTTLRAQHDTLTGQLGALRQRAANAKIYANIPQAPGVTRLLIRGDLATPSAVVAPAGLGAVTGPKADFGLAPDATDADRRKKLAEWITAPNNPLFARVIVNRVWHYHFGTGIVETPNDLGFNGGRPSHPELLDWLASEFADHTYSLKTLHKLIVTSATYRQSSAARKDASAKDADNRLLWRYKPHRLEGEAVRDTMLATSGLLNPEVGGKGFSDYTMRDFNGTAYFDPFDPVGAEFHRRSVYRFTPRGANQGLLDTFDCPDPAAAAPRRAVTTTPLQALALWNNGFALRTADAFAARVAKGANGVEEQVTRAWLLAYQRAPTGDERKLAVKLVNDHGLKALGRVLFNSNEFVTVE from the coding sequence ATGCCGCGCACTGTCCTTTCTCTCATCTCCTTCCTGTTCGTTTCCAGCGCCACGGCCGCGCCGCCCGATTTCGACAAGCAGATCGCGCCGCTACTTGCTGCGCGGTGCGTCGATTGCCATAGCGGGCCGAAGCCGAAGGGTAAACTCGATCTCTCGCGCAAGGCCGGGGTGTTTGCCGCGGCCGCGCCAGCCGTTGTGCCCGGCAAGCCCGCGAGCAGCTCACTGTGGGAGCGTGTCGCGGCGGGCGAAATGCCGCCCAAAAAGCCGCTCCCGGAAGCCGAACAGAAGCTGCTCAAGGAGTGGATCGAGAGCGGGGCGAAGTGGGGCACGGACCCGATCGACCCGTTCCGCTTCACGACGGACGCGCGCGCCGGGTACGACTGGTGGGCGCTCCAACCCGTGGTGCGCCCGAAGCTCCCCGAAGCCCCGAACACGAAGCACGAGACGCGAAACGCCATTGATCGCTTCGTGGTCGCGAAGCTGAGCGAGAAGGGGCTATCCCCCTCATCGGAGGCGGACCGGCGGACGCTCATTCGCCGCGTGTACTTCGACCTCATCGGGCTGCCGCCGACCCCGGAAGAAGTCGAAGCGTTCGTAAAAGACAAGGACGCAAACGCTTACGAGAAAGTGGTCGACCGCCTGCTCGCGTCACCGCACTACGGCGAACGGTGGGCGCGCCACTGGCTCGATGTGGTGCGCTACGGCGAAACGGACGGCTTCGAGCGAAACACGCCGCGCGAAAATTCGTGGTACTACCGCGACTGGGTGATTCGTGCCATCAACGCCGATGTGCCCTACACCGAGTTCGCCAAACTGCAACTCGCGGGGGACGTGCTCAAGCCCAACGATCCCGACGCCGTGCGCGCGACGGGATTCCTGGTGGCCGGCGTTCACAACACGGTTCTCGGCAACGATCAGATGCGCGCGGTCGCGCGGCAAGACGAACTCGAAGACATCGTCGGCGGAGTAGCCCAAACGTTCCTCGGGCTGACCGCGAACTGTGCCCGGTGCCACGACCACAAGTTCGATCCCATCTCCCAGGCGGACTTTTACCGGCTCGCATCCGCGCTCGGCGGCGTGGGCTTCGGCGAACGCGCGGTGCCCGATGCGAAGGTGAATGGTGAAATCGCCAAACTCGCCAAAGAACTCGACGCGCTCACGAAGAAGCTCGCAGCCATCGAGGAACCCGCACGCAAGGCGGTTCTGGCCGAGAAGGGCGCGGGGAAGTCCGACAAACTCGCCCCGTCCCCTGTCGCCGCGTGGGATTTCCGAAGGGGTGGTGACGATCTCATCGGTAAACTGCACGCGAAGCCCGCCGGGAACGCGAAATTGACCCCTGATGGCGCGGTACTCGACGGCAAGACCGCGCTCCTGCGCACGCCCGTTTTACCCTTCGACCTGACGGCCAAGACCCTCGAAGCCTGGGTGAAGCTCGATTCCCTCTCGCAACGCGGCGGGGGCATCATCTCCGTGCAGACACCCGACGGGAACGAGTTCGATGCGATCGTGTTCGGCGAAAACGAGCCGGCCCGGTGGATGGCCGGCAGCAACGGGTTCGTGCGCTACAAGTCGTTCGGCGGTTCAGAAGAAAAGAGCGCGACGAACGAGTTCGTTCACTTCGCCATCACGTTCAGCGCGGACGGCACCATCACCGGCTACCGTAACGGCAAGCTTTATGGCACGGGCTACGCACCCAAAGGCCCGCTCGGGTTTCGGGCGGAAAAAGCAGTGATCGTGTTCGGCTGCCGGCACGAACCGGCCGGCGGAAACAAGATGCTCGCCGGCACGGTGAGCACCGCGCGACTCTACGACAAGGCACTCTCACTCGAAGAGATCGAAGCCTCGTTCCGGTCCGGCGGTGGGTTCGTCAGTGAGGCCGAACTCGATGCGAAACTCACCCCCGAAGACCGCACAACGCGGACCACGCTCCGCGCACAACACGACACGCTCACGGGGCAATTGGGCGCGCTCCGTCAGCGCGCCGCGAACGCAAAAATCTACGCGAACATCCCCCAAGCACCGGGCGTGACGCGCCTCCTGATTCGCGGCGACCTCGCGACGCCCAGCGCGGTCGTGGCCCCCGCAGGGCTCGGGGCCGTAACCGGACCGAAAGCGGATTTCGGACTCGCGCCGGACGCGACCGATGCGGACCGGCGCAAGAAGCTCGCGGAGTGGATCACCGCGCCGAACAACCCGCTGTTCGCCCGCGTCATCGTGAATCGCGTGTGGCACTACCACTTCGGTACGGGCATTGTCGAAACGCCGAACGACCTCGGATTCAACGGCGGTCGCCCGTCACACCCCGAACTACTCGACTGGCTCGCGAGCGAGTTCGCGGACCACACCTACAGTCTCAAAACGCTCCACAAGCTCATCGTCACCTCGGCGACGTACCGGCAATCATCCGCCGCCCGAAAAGACGCGAGTGCAAAAGACGCCGACAACCGCTTGTTGTGGCGGTACAAGCCGCACCGACTGGAGGGCGAAGCGGTACGCGACACGATGCTCGCGACCTCGGGGTTGCTCAACCCGGAGGTCGGCGGGAAGGGGTTCAGCGACTACACGATGCGCGACTTCAACGGCACCGCGTACTTCGATCCGTTCGATCCGGTGGGGGCGGAGTTCCACCGGCGGAGCGTGTACCGGTTCACCCCGCGCGGCGCGAATCAGGGCTTGCTCGATACGTTCGACTGCCCCGACCCGGCCGCAGCCGCCCCGCGGCGCGCGGTCACCACGACGCCGCTTCAGGCACTCGCGCTGTGGAACAACGGTTTCGCGCTCCGCACGGCCGATGCGTTCGCAGCTCGCGTCGCGAAAGGCGCCAACGGGGTGGAGGAGCAAGTCACCCGCGCGTGGCTGCTCGCGTACCAGCGCGCCCCGACCGGAGACGAACGGAAACTCGCGGTGAAGTTGGTCAACGATCACGGACTCAAGGCGCTGGGCCGCGTGCTGTTCAACAGCAACGAGTTCGTGACCGTGGAGTGA